A stretch of Eleutherodactylus coqui strain aEleCoq1 chromosome 2, aEleCoq1.hap1, whole genome shotgun sequence DNA encodes these proteins:
- the LOC136612705 gene encoding hepatic lectin-like, translating into MNVNTVSTGHLKNDDRFIGLEVYKAMENNGPAEKGKFESCFGKSRSIVFTIVLCALILLICIILIIVVWVLNSATCRELKTLDLQVSKLQQHAMEEQDDLNTKVANLSNLMEKICTACPVGWHAIDSSCYYLSEEKMTWYGARNECYKVDSFLAMITDRKKSDSVNTLFTGSIRYWIGLRRDPKNIHIWKWLDGTEVTFTNWAVTQPNLINQSQRCGETSSGPWNDESCNFWYNYICEKKRSC; encoded by the exons ATGAATGTGAATACTGTTAGCACTG GGCATTTGAAAAATGACGATCGTTTCATTGGTTTGGAAGTATATAAGGCGATGGAAAACAATGGACCGGCTGAAAAGGGCAAAT TTGAATCCTGTTTCGGGAAGAGCAGGTCTATAGTATTCACAATAGTTCTCTGTGCTTTGATCTTGCTGATCTGTATAATCCTGATCATCGTCGTATGGGTATTAA ATTCAGCTACCTGTAGAGAACTGAAGACACTAGATCTGCAAG TTTCCAAATTGCAGCAGCATGCTATGGAGGAGCAGGACGACCTGAACACAAAAGTGGCCAACCTCAGTAATTTGATGG AGAAAATCTGCACCGCGTGTCCCGTTGGTTGGCATGCCATTGATTCTTCATGCTATTACCTCTCGGAGGAAAAAATGACTTGGTATGGAGCCCGAAATGAATGCTACAAAGTTGACTCCTTTCTTGCCATGATCACGGACAGGAAGAAATCT GATTCTGTGAATACATTGTTTACCGGTTCCATAAGATACTGGATAGGACTGCGGCGAGACCCCAAGAATATTCACATCTGGAAGTGGTTAGATGGGACAGAAGTGACCTTTAC AAACTGGGCAGTGACTCAACCCAACCTAATTAACCAATCGCAGCGTTGTGGAGAAACCTCGTCAGGACCCTGGAATGATGAAAGCTGTAATTTCTGGTATAATTATATCTGTGAAAAGAAACGATCCTGTTGA